A segment of the Devriesea agamarum genome:
CTTCATCAACTCCGTGCAGTCCGGCCAGTTCGGTAAAGCGCAAGAGTTCCATAAGCGGTACCGCGATATCGACATCCTGTTGATCGACGATATCCAGTTCCTTCAGCGTGCCCCGGAAACGATGGAAGCCTTCTTCCATACGTTCAACACGCTGCACAACGAGAACAAGCAGATCGTCATCACCTCCGACCTCCCCCCGAAGCAGCTCGGAGGTTTTGAGGACCGGATGCGTTCCCGGTTCGAGATGGGGCTGATGACGGATGTGCAACCACCCGACCTCGAAACCCGAATCGCGATTTTGCGGAAAAAGGTGGAGATGGAAGGAAACCAGGAAGTTCCCCGCGACGTCCTGGAATACATCGCATCCAGAATCTCCACCAATATTCGCGAACTGGAAGGCGCGCTGATCCGCGTACAGGCGCTACATTCCCTGTCGCGCCAGCCGATGGATGTTTCGCTCGCAGAATCCGTGATGAAAGATCTTCTCGCCAATGAAGATGCCGGCGAAGTGACCGCGACGGACATCCTGGCACAGACCGCCGCATACTTTGGTCTGAGCGTGGAACAGTTGCAGGGAACCGCCCGCACCCGCGTGCTAGTTACCGCTCGTCAGATCGCCATGTATTTGTGTCGCGAACTGACGGACCTGCCTTTGATCCGGATCGGCCAGGAGTTCGGTGGGCGTGACCACACCACAGTGATTCACGCGAACAAGAAGATTTCGCAGCTCATGAAGGAGCGCCGCGCGATTTTCAACCAGGTCACGGAACTTACGGCCCGGATCAAGAACGGCAGCGGACGCTAACTGGGAGAGAACCTGCGTGGGGCACCGGCTCTACCCCAGATACCGGCACGGAACGTCACCTGGATCAGGTACGTCGCTGTATGCGACGCAGATCACGGTAAAAGCGCACTACGGAATGACATCCCACGTCAGAGACGTTTATCCCCACTGTGGATAATTCTGTGGACAATGTGGAGCAAGGAATTGTTGTCGCAGGAACCGAATGACAGCAATGTGAACAGCGTTCAAACGGCTCGGTGAAGCATCCACAGGGTATCCACGAAACCCACCGGAGAATCCACGATCGGTGCACGGGCCCGTTAGGGCCTGTGATCAGGGAAAACATGTGTTTTCCACAGGATCAACAGCCGTTAATAAGCTGTATTTCTTTCTATAGCCGATCAGATGTGGATGACGAGCAGTGCTGCGCCAAGCTCGCGAAAAGGCTCGGACGGGTCCTCACATGGGCAGACCATGACCGCGCAGGCGAGACTCCGGCTAAGGTGGAGTTCCCGGTAATGCACAGCTGATGCGCACGTGAGATGCAGATCCTCAGACCACACCAGCGCGCAAACCGGGCCAGGACAGCACATTTGGTCTGAAGACCTGACCAGATAAAGCCCTATTTTGCCTGAATATGACCGAAAAACACTCGATGACAACGTGAAGGAAGTGGCGACGGTGAAGTTCCACCTCGACCGCGGCGCGCTCAATGACGCCGTCTCCTGGGCCACCCGAACCCTCCCGGTGCGGCCCGCAATGCCGATCCTGCAGGGTGTGCGAATTGTGGCCGACACTGCTGGTGAACTGCAGCTTTCCACCTTCGACTACGAAGTCAGCGCCCAGATTCGCGTTCCGGCGCAGGTCGATGATCCGGGAGAGGTCCTGGTGCAGGGCCGAATGCTCGCAGAAATCGCCCGCGCCCTACCCAACAAGGATGTGCAGGTTCATCTCGAAGGCACCAAACTGCAACTGCGCTGCGGATCAGCCCGGTTCGCCCTGGCCATCATGCCGGTAGAGGAATACCCGCAACTGCCCACCATGCCCGAAAAAACCGGATCGGTTCCCGCCGAGCTATTTGCTGAAGCCATCGGTCAGGTAACCATCGCCGCCTCCAAAGACGACACCCTGCCGCTTTTGACCGGTGTACGAATCGAGATCGAGGGCGAGAAGATCACCATGATGGCGACCGACCGCTACCGACTCGCCATGCGTGAGTTCACCTGGAATCCGAATTCACCCTCACTCAACGCCACCGCCCTGGTGCGCGGACGCACCCTGCACGAGGTCGCGCGGTCGCTAGCCACCGGCGGCACCGTGGATCTCGCCCTGTCAGAAGGTAGTAGCCACCAGCTCATCGGATTCGAGTGCGGGGGACGCCGGACCACATCGACGCTGGTCGATGGCGATTATCCGCCGGTGCGTCGACTCTTCCCGGAAACGGTTCCGATCTCCGCGGTCGTGGCAACCCAGCCGTTAATCGAAGCTGTGAAGCGCGTGTCCCTGGTCGCCGAACGCAACACCCCGGTGCGTCTGACATTCACCGAAGGCCAGGTGGCGCTGGAAGCAGGAGCCGGTGATGATGCGCAGGCCTCCGAGGTTTTAGAAGCGCAACTCGAAGGCGATGACATCGTGGTGGGCTACAACTCCGGCTATCTCCTCGACGGACTCGGGGCACTTGGCACAGACTTCGCGCGACTCTCGTTCACCGACTCGATCAAGGCATCGGTTCTGACCGGCCAGGAGAGCCTGGAAGGCGATCTCGATGAGAGCTACCGCTACCTGATCATGCCGATGCGGATCTGACACACCAGGTTGTCGCCCACCTCACGGTCATGGAACTTACGTCGTTAGACCTCACCGACTATCGGTCCTACGAGCACCTTGGCCTTCGGTTGTCCCCGGGGGTGACGGTGTTTGTGGGACCGAATGGCCAGGGCAAAACAAATATCGTCGAATCCCTGTGGTACCTGGCCACTTTGTCCTCACATCGGGTATCCCACGACGCCGCTTTAGTACACCGTGGCAAAGCGCAAGCCATTGTGCGAGCCGGTTTCCTACGCGCCGGCCGTGCGGTACAGGTCGACCTGCAAATCGCCACCAGCGGCTCGAATCGGGCCCGGTTGCAGGGCCGGTCACTAGCCAGGCTGCGTGATCTGCTCGGGCAGGTGCGCTGTGTGCTCTTTGCCCCCGAAGACCTGGGGCTGGTGAAAGGGGACCCTGACGGTCGGAGACGGTTCTTAGATGAACTTTTGTTCACCATCGCACCTCGATTCGCCGCGGTAAAAGCTGATTACGACCGGGTCCTCAAACAGCGTGCGAGCCTGTTAAAACAGATGCGGTCGATGCGTCGAGGAGCGCACGGGAAAACTGTGGGAGGGCTGGATCCTCAGGAAGCTGCGGAATCGACACTGACGGTGTGGGATGAGCAGCTTGCCCGCACCGGTGCTGAACTCATCCGCGCCCGGCTTCACCTCACCAACCGCCTGAGGCCCCACATGCGCTACTCCTATCTGCGGGTCTCATCCGATGCCGCAGCCGAAAGCGCACTCGCCCTGGGGCCCGCTGATCGCGGCGAGGTTCAGTGTCCGGCCGATATCGGCTATCGCTCTGCCGCCTGGGATACGACCCTGGATGAGCGTCGAGAAAACCTCCCCGACCAGCGGCCTCTTCCATCCCTGCGGGAGGTGCACGACGCGATACTTACCGAAATTCAGCGCCGCCGCGAGGATGAGATCGAGCGCGGTGTGTGCCTAGTCGGACCACATCGCGACGACCTGGACATTACCCTCGGGGAGTTTCCCGCCAAGGGATATGCCAGCCACGGTGAATCCTGGTCGCTCGCACTCGCGTTGCGGCTCGGAGCGTTCGATTTGCTGCGGATTGAAGAGGGCGAGGTCGGAGATGGGGAACCGATTTTGATTCTCGACGATGTGTTCGCGGAATTAGATATGCACCGTCGAGAACGGCTGGGCCGGATCATTCAGGATGCTCATCAGGTTCTGGTCACCACCGCCAATGACGCGGACATCCCACAGTCACTGTCTGGTGGCCAGCTGCACGTGGTTGAGGTGACCAAAGGCGCGGCAGTGCCGAGGCCGCCGGTACGCGGTGGCGCAGGTGGCGGTGAGATCGGCGGGGGCTGGTGATCATGACAGAGCCATGGGATTCCGACTCCGAGGAACCTCAGGAGATCGAGGAACCCGATCCCCAGGAGTATTGCGGAGGCAGCGAATATGCTCGTCGGGCGCTTGGACAAGCTCGGGCGCGCGCCCGCGAACGCGGACTGTTCCCGACCAGCAAAAAAATGGTGGCTCGCGATGTGCGCGACCGTTCGACCAGCGCTCCCGGGTATTCCGGGGCGCGGCCGGACCCCCGCGACCCTCAGGGCATCGAATCCGTGCTCTCTCGGGTGCTCGGCGATCTCGGGTGGAGGGACGGTCTGGCAGTTGGTCGCGTGATGTCGGAGTGGGAGCGGATCGTCGGTGACCAGATTGCCGCTCACTGCACGCCGGTCTCCTGCGACGACGGGGTGTTGGTGCTCAGCGCCAGTTCGTCGGCGTGGGCTACTCAGATGCGGTTGATTTCAAAGCAGCTGATTACTCGGATTCATGAAGAGGTCGGCCGGAACGTGGTGACCGAGGTGAAGGTGACCGGTCCGGCGGCCGCCACCTGGAAAAAAGGGCGACGGACCGTCACCTGGCGCGGCCCTCGCGATACCTACGGATAGGTGTGAGGGCCAGTCACCGGCACGGAATGTTGACGAACGGAGGGCTTCTGTCCGTTTCCTCGAGGGTGCGTTATGTGCTATGTATGGCGCGGCCCATAAACCGACTAAAGACCCACCGTATGTATCCCTCCTCGCGGATGCGGTTATGAAGCCGTCTCAGGCGCCCTGGCGGCCCGTATACCCGGTCTTGAGAGATGTCCGACCCTCATATGCAGCGTAGGTACCCGCGTGTCCGGTAGAATCGTGAAGGTTCGGTATCCCACGGTGGAGTGCCGACTGTATGCCCCGCCCGGGGAGAACCCGGAAACCGTCGGCCATAAGGAGCGGACCCCTTCGTGAGCGAGAATGCGACGCCCGAACAGACCTTTGATCACACCGCTCCTGCGGATATCCGCAATAACCTTGCGGACCAACACTACGACGCCAGTGACATCACAGTGCTGGAAGGGTTGGAAGCTGTTCGCAAACGCCCCGGTATGTATATCGGTTCCACCGGCGAACGCGGTCTGCACCACCTGGTTTATGAAATCGTCGACAACTCGGTCGACGAAGCGCTCGCCGGACACGCTACCAAAATCTCGGTGACGATTCTGCCCGACGGCGGAGTCCGGGTCGAAGACGATGGCCGCGGCATTCCGGTCGATATGCACCCCACCGAAAACAAACCGGCTGTAGAACTCGTGCTAACCGTCCTACACGCCGGCGGAAAGTTCGGCGGCGGCGGCTACGCGGTCTCCGGCGGCCTGCACGGGGTGGGATCCTCCGTTGTCAATGCCCTATCTACTCGGCTCGCCGTGGAAATCCACCGCGACGGTTTTGTATGGCGGCAGGCCTACCGGCGCGGTGTGCCAGAAGCCCCCTTGGAAAAAGGCGAGGCGACAGACCGCACCGGAACCATCGTCACGTTCTGGGCCGACCCCGACATCTTCGAGACCACCGTCTACGAATTTGAAACCCTGCGCAAACGGTTTCAGCAGATGGCTTTCCTCAACAAAGGACTCAAGATCTCCCTGCGCGATGAGCGGGTTGAGGAAATAGAGCCCGTCGATGACGTGGAAGTATCTGAGGAGGACGCTAAACCAGCTGGTCCCAAAGAAATCACCTACGTCTACGACAACGGTCTACGCGACTTTGTTGAATACATCAATAAACAAAAACGCGCGGAAATCGTCCACCCCGAGATCATCGACTTTGAGGCCGAGGACACCTCGGTCATGATCAGCGTCGAAATCGCTATGCAGTGGACGACCGCGTACTCGGAGTCGGTGCACACCTACGCCAACACCATTAACACCCATGAAGGCGGCACCCACGAAGAAGGGTTCCGGGCGGCGCTGACCGGCATCGTCAACCGGTACGCCCGCGCCCAAGGCATCATGAAGGATAAAGACACCAACCTCACCGGTGAAGATATCCGGGAGGGCCTGACCGCTGTGGTGTCCGTTAAGCTCGGCGAACCTCAGTTCGAGGGCCAGACTAAAACCAAGCTCGGCAACACCATCGCCCGCACCTTCGTACAGAAGGTGATGACCGATCGGCTCACCGACTGGTTTGAATCCCACCCCAGCGAAGCCCGCGACGTGATCCGCAAGGCACTGTCGGCAGCTGCTGCACGAGAGGCCGCACGCAAGGCCCGCGATGCGACCCGGCGCAAATCCCCGCTGGAATCCGGCGGCATGCCCGGCAAACTGAAAGACTGTCAGTCGCGCAACGCCTCTGAATGCGAAATTTTCATCGTCGAGGGTGACTCCGCAGGTGGATCAGCTGTCCAGGGCCGCGACCCCCGCACCCAGGCCATCCTGCCGCTGCGCGGCAAAATCCTGAACGTCGAGAAAGCCCGCCTGGATCGGGCTCTGGATAACCAGGAAGTGCGCTCGTTAATCACCGCGTTTGGCACTGGCATCGGAGAAGACTTCGACCCGGAGAAACTGCGCTACCACAAGGTCATTTTGATGGCCGATGCTGACGTCGACGGCCAGCACATCTGCACTCTGCTGCTGACCCTGCTGTTCCGCTATATGCGACCGTTGATCGAACTCGGCCACGTGTTTATTGCGATGCCCCCGCTGTACCGGCTGAAATGGTCAAACGCCCCCCACGAATATGTTTACTCCGATGAGGAACGCGACACCCGGCTCGCCGAAGGGCGCGCCGCGGGCAAACGCATCCCCAAGGACAACGGCATTCAGCGGTACAAGGGCCTAGGCGAAATGGACTGGCGCGAACTGCAAACCACCACTATGGACCGCGCCGTGCGCACCCTCAAACAGGTCACGGTCGATGAAGCCGCCGACGCCGACACGATCTTCTCCGTGCTCATGGGAGACGACGTGGAAGCCCGCCGCCGATTCATCCAAGAAAACGCGAAGGACGTCCGCTTCCTCGATATCTGACCTGATCACAGATCTCGCAGATATCAGGCCCACGTTCCTCATAGTCGACGTCCTTACACGCTGGAAGGCACACCATGAACGACCAGAACACCCCGTCGGGTAGCGGCCCTGCCCCCGACTCCGAGGCCAGTCGCATCGTGCCAGACGCGGCGGCATCCTCCGCCGATTCGGCGGCCTCACAGCAGGCTGCCCGAGCACACACAGGCGCTGACGCCGCGCTCCCGGCCACGAGCACCGCCACCACCGTGGTGGAACCCGTCGATGAGGGCGACCACATTATGCAGGTCGACCTCAACCAGGAGATGCAGCACTCCTACCTGGACTACGCCATGAGCGTGATCGTCGGGCGTGCACTGCCGGAGGTGCGCGACGGTTTGAAACCCGTGCACCGCCGCATCATTTACGCAATGTATGACGGTGGATACCGTCCTGACCGGTCGTTCTCTAAGTGCGCCAAAGTTGTCGGCGATGTGATGGGTAACTATCACCCGCACGGCGATATGGCGATCTACGATGCGATGGTTCGCCTGGTCCAACCGTGGTCGCTGCGCTACCCGCTGATCCTCGGACAGGGTAACTTCGGTTCCCCGGGCGACGACGGCGCCGCAGCTCCTCGGTACACCGAATGCAAAATGGCGCCGCTCGCCCTCGAACTCGTCCGCGATATCGACCAGGACACCGTCGATATGCAGGACAACTACGACGGCACAGTTCAAGAACCCACTATTTTGCCGTCCCGGTTTCCGAACCTGCTCGTCAACGGCTCCGCAGGTATTGCCGTGGGTATGGCCACCAACATTCCCCCGCACAACCTGCGGGAAGTTGCCGAAGCCGTGCAGTGGCTGCTGACCAATTACGAAGCCACCAAAGAAGAACTGCTAGAGGCGTGCCTGGCCCGCATTAAAGGCCCCGATTTCCCCTCCGGCGCCACCATCCTCGGACGCAAAGGCATCGATGAGGCCTACCGCACCGGTCGCGGGTCCATCACCCAGCGCGCGGTGGTCTCCACCGAGGAGATTCAGGGCCGCATGTGCCTGGTGGTGACCGAACTTCCCTACCAGGTCAACCCGGACACCCTGGCACGGAAAATCGCGGAAATGGTCAAGTTGGGCCGGATCCAAGGCATCGCCGATATCCGCGACGAAACCTCGGGACGCACCGGTCAGCGCCTGGTGCTGGTGCTCAAACGCGACGCCGTCGCCAAGGTGGTTCTCAACAACCTGTACAAGCACACCCAGCTGCAGGAAAACTTCTCTGCCAATATGCTTGCCCTGGTCAATGGGGTGCCCCGCACAATTAGCATCGACGTGTTCGTGCGCGAATGGAGCAAGCACCAGATCGATGTGATTGTGCGGCGGACGAGGTATCGTCTGCGCAAAGCTGAGGAACAGATTCACGTCTACCGCGGGTACTTAAAGGCTCTGGACCTGCTCGACGAGGTCATCGCCACCATCCGCCGCTCCCCGAACGCTGACGATGCCCGTGCAGCTTTGATCGAACTGCTGGACATCGACGAAATTCAGGCCAATGCGATTCTCGCCCTGCAGCTGCGGCGCCTGGCCGCCCTGGAACGGCAAAAGATTATCGAAGAGCACGACCGGCTCGAAGCCATGATTAAGGAGTACCAGGCAATCCTGGCCTCCCCTGAACGCCAGCGCCAGATCGTCTCCGAGGAACTTGCCGAAATCGTCGATAAATACGGCGATGACCGGCGCACAGAGATTGTTCCCTTCGACGGCGACATGTCGATGGAAGACCTCATACCCGAAGAAGACGTCGTGGTCAC
Coding sequences within it:
- a CDS encoding DUF721 domain-containing protein, which translates into the protein MTEPWDSDSEEPQEIEEPDPQEYCGGSEYARRALGQARARARERGLFPTSKKMVARDVRDRSTSAPGYSGARPDPRDPQGIESVLSRVLGDLGWRDGLAVGRVMSEWERIVGDQIAAHCTPVSCDDGVLVLSASSSAWATQMRLISKQLITRIHEEVGRNVVTEVKVTGPAAATWKKGRRTVTWRGPRDTYG
- the gyrB gene encoding DNA topoisomerase (ATP-hydrolyzing) subunit B — its product is MRNNLADQHYDASDITVLEGLEAVRKRPGMYIGSTGERGLHHLVYEIVDNSVDEALAGHATKISVTILPDGGVRVEDDGRGIPVDMHPTENKPAVELVLTVLHAGGKFGGGGYAVSGGLHGVGSSVVNALSTRLAVEIHRDGFVWRQAYRRGVPEAPLEKGEATDRTGTIVTFWADPDIFETTVYEFETLRKRFQQMAFLNKGLKISLRDERVEEIEPVDDVEVSEEDAKPAGPKEITYVYDNGLRDFVEYINKQKRAEIVHPEIIDFEAEDTSVMISVEIAMQWTTAYSESVHTYANTINTHEGGTHEEGFRAALTGIVNRYARAQGIMKDKDTNLTGEDIREGLTAVVSVKLGEPQFEGQTKTKLGNTIARTFVQKVMTDRLTDWFESHPSEARDVIRKALSAAAAREAARKARDATRRKSPLESGGMPGKLKDCQSRNASECEIFIVEGDSAGGSAVQGRDPRTQAILPLRGKILNVEKARLDRALDNQEVRSLITAFGTGIGEDFDPEKLRYHKVILMADADVDGQHICTLLLTLLFRYMRPLIELGHVFIAMPPLYRLKWSNAPHEYVYSDEERDTRLAEGRAAGKRIPKDNGIQRYKGLGEMDWRELQTTTMDRAVRTLKQVTVDEAADADTIFSVLMGDDVEARRRFIQENAKDVRFLDI
- the gyrA gene encoding DNA gyrase subunit A; this translates as MQVDLNQEMQHSYLDYAMSVIVGRALPEVRDGLKPVHRRIIYAMYDGGYRPDRSFSKCAKVVGDVMGNYHPHGDMAIYDAMVRLVQPWSLRYPLILGQGNFGSPGDDGAAAPRYTECKMAPLALELVRDIDQDTVDMQDNYDGTVQEPTILPSRFPNLLVNGSAGIAVGMATNIPPHNLREVAEAVQWLLTNYEATKEELLEACLARIKGPDFPSGATILGRKGIDEAYRTGRGSITQRAVVSTEEIQGRMCLVVTELPYQVNPDTLARKIAEMVKLGRIQGIADIRDETSGRTGQRLVLVLKRDAVAKVVLNNLYKHTQLQENFSANMLALVNGVPRTISIDVFVREWSKHQIDVIVRRTRYRLRKAEEQIHVYRGYLKALDLLDEVIATIRRSPNADDARAALIELLDIDEIQANAILALQLRRLAALERQKIIEEHDRLEAMIKEYQAILASPERQRQIVSEELAEIVDKYGDDRRTEIVPFDGDMSMEDLIPEEDVVVTITRGGYVKRTRTDQYRAQKRGGKGVRGASLRTDDVVEHFFTTTTHNWLLFFTNLGRVYRAKTYELPEAPRDAKGQHVANLLAFQPDEHIAEVMELKSYDDADYLVLATRRGLVKKTALNAFDSNRSGGLIAINLREVETENGEGQNEIQRDELVAACAVSAEDHLILVSRNGQSVRFPAADDVLRPMGRATSGVTGMKFREGDELLAMDVARPGTFVFTVTDGGFAKRTSIDEYRVQGRGGLGIKVAKLPDDRGHLVGALVVEEGDEVLVVMEKGKVVRSSVDGVPAKGRDTMGVVFAKPDKGDRIIAVAGNSETEDELDELSAGDGETPSLPDEQADALGSDEHDARENQAPSSDDEE
- the dnaN gene encoding DNA polymerase III subunit beta; protein product: MKFHLDRGALNDAVSWATRTLPVRPAMPILQGVRIVADTAGELQLSTFDYEVSAQIRVPAQVDDPGEVLVQGRMLAEIARALPNKDVQVHLEGTKLQLRCGSARFALAIMPVEEYPQLPTMPEKTGSVPAELFAEAIGQVTIAASKDDTLPLLTGVRIEIEGEKITMMATDRYRLAMREFTWNPNSPSLNATALVRGRTLHEVARSLATGGTVDLALSEGSSHQLIGFECGGRRTTSTLVDGDYPPVRRLFPETVPISAVVATQPLIEAVKRVSLVAERNTPVRLTFTEGQVALEAGAGDDAQASEVLEAQLEGDDIVVGYNSGYLLDGLGALGTDFARLSFTDSIKASVLTGQESLEGDLDESYRYLIMPMRI
- the recF gene encoding DNA replication/repair protein RecF (All proteins in this family for which functions are known are DNA-binding proteins that assist the filamentation of RecA onto DNA for the initiation of recombination or recombinational repair.) → MELTSLDLTDYRSYEHLGLRLSPGVTVFVGPNGQGKTNIVESLWYLATLSSHRVSHDAALVHRGKAQAIVRAGFLRAGRAVQVDLQIATSGSNRARLQGRSLARLRDLLGQVRCVLFAPEDLGLVKGDPDGRRRFLDELLFTIAPRFAAVKADYDRVLKQRASLLKQMRSMRRGAHGKTVGGLDPQEAAESTLTVWDEQLARTGAELIRARLHLTNRLRPHMRYSYLRVSSDAAAESALALGPADRGEVQCPADIGYRSAAWDTTLDERRENLPDQRPLPSLREVHDAILTEIQRRREDEIERGVCLVGPHRDDLDITLGEFPAKGYASHGESWSLALALRLGAFDLLRIEEGEVGDGEPILILDDVFAELDMHRRERLGRIIQDAHQVLVTTANDADIPQSLSGGQLHVVEVTKGAAVPRPPVRGGAGGGEIGGGW